The DNA segment TAGATGGGGTTAGATAACATGATACCTAATCTGAAAGTAAAGATGATTAAGATGGGAATGATTTGATTGTTAATCGAGTCATTTGTTCCACTCTCAAAGAGGACATTCTGCCATCCATAATCCCAATGAAACAAAGTATGGTTGCGTATAACATTGCATTGTGCTTACTAAGTTTAAGTTGCTGTAACACAACAACGCAACATGATACTGTGATGGAATCGACGTACGCAGTGGATCGGCGCCACCCATCAGAATCACCTGAGAATCTCAAAGCACCGTGCAGCGTCACGTACGAGTGCCATCTGCAACCCCCACCATCATTAATGGATGTGCGGGTTCACAGTGTCGAACACTTTGCATCCACCTGCGTTGTTGATGTTGGTGTTGGTGATGAGACTGGCTTCTTTTGGTCGTGTCAGTCATCGAGCATGGAGCACCTTCCTCCGACGTAGTGTTTGTGGGCCACAGGCACCTTCATCTCTCATCCCTCTTATCCACCATAGATCACAGAACAAACCAGAAGAAGAAGCACATGGAGTTGGAAGCTAGCAGCCGATGACCTAGGAGATTAGAGTGACAGGTTCACAGAAGGAAGATCTCATAAAAGTCGTGACGTTGTCTTGTCATGTCTGCATGGGTGCAGTGGTAGCAGATCACCAAAGACTTCCTCACAGTATCTATGAACCTCTGGTGGATCTTGGTTGCTACATCAACTCATGAACCCTAATTCTGAGACCCCACCGAACTTGGGACTGTGGTGAACACTGACATTTCACTTGGAACACAACCTGGACAGAGAAGGACAAAGAAGGCTTTACAGCTAAGTTGTGTTCTAAAGCCAATAAGAACTTGTGgccagtttatttttatttttattttcaaagcaGCAAAACATATGAAAGGATTACAAACATACTCTCTGCATCAAAAACCTCCAAGAAAATTTAGATATACAGAATAACAAGTCTAATGAATCATGATAATAATTCTGATTTCACATCCATGCTCTGATATCTCTCGGCCAAAACAACTTACAATCCCATTAGGACTACCATAGCCTCACAGTATATCACCTCTCCTTCAACATCTATACTCAACAAAAATTGGATCAGCACTCTCACtacataaaatttattattattttattatagatgGGTTTGGGCTTCACCCAACAGCTGAAAAAAGCCTATTGGGGCTACAGAGTTAGGCCCCAAGTCAATTAGCAGCCCAAGTTTGGCTACCAAAACTTTTTGCTACTTTAATAGATATTCTCCAATTagttaactctctctctctctctctctctctctctctctctatatatatatatatatatatatataaggattgATATTGAGAGAAGAGGAGAGTCAAACATAAGGCTTCTGTCAATGCTATGATGTTACTCATGTCACAAAGAAATAATCTTGTCTTATTATTGCACCAAATTCACCTTATAATTTTGATTAGTCTACCCTCTTATCTATTATGAACTCCCAATGATCATTTGAAATTTATGTTATTCTTTAATTTTGGAGGTAActtcttttatcaaaaaatttatggaggagaggatgatgtgcttgAGACTTAGACTGAACAAAAATTCCAAATAGTGGATTGGCCATGAATGGTTTTCCTTTTAGTTGTTTATGATATCTTGAGCAGCCAAGTTATGTAAGAGGTCgcatcaatcttaatcttacatGACTCATAAGGTCACAAGATGATCATCTTAGATCATTCAATAATCACAAATGATTCACACATGGGAATCAACCTGCAAGCTCTCCACTGGTAAGAGACTGTACTGACCAGGGATGATGCTGATGCCTGCTCTAATGTTCCTTGTGGTTCTTGTGACCTCCCCAAATCCCTACATGTGATTTTTACCCAGTCATGTTGAATAATCTTCAAGTTCACTAAATGGACCATTGCATCTGATCCTGATGTTGATGCTGGCTGGCTATTTTTGGTGCAACATCGACATCAATCCAATCAAACCCAATAATCTAATGAAGGTGGCCGCCATTGAAATGCATGGTTGGTTGGTATTTCTTCTCACATTCTATGGATACTACATTCTCTAGAAGCATTGTGCCACGACTCATAAACTGTTTGCCCAAGAGGCAAATCATCCACCAGAGATGACAGATCTATTAAGATATAATGAATtatatcctattttatttttttataaaatgaattacatatatatatatatatatatatatatatataagaaaatcaACTGAGTAgtaattaaatatatgatttagTAGAGTTGAGTTGTGTTGGGGATGTTAAATAGGCTCTTGTCAAACAAAAACATTGAAATCATTGTTTATGTTACAATTTCTATATTATATAATCCTTACATAATATGTATATCAATGTACTATGTAAAAGCTAATTCTTAATGATTGTTGCAGCTACTTGGCTTCCACTGTTCCATCTCCTGTGTCCTTTTGTGATGCCAATAATGATCCCATTCCTCCTTGTCTTGTTACATATTGAGACTTGTCAGCCACTTCAACTCTAGCCTCTTCTGTTGTACATTTTGACCTGCCAAATGCATTAATATATGTAACATTCTTTCTGGAAGACATCTATCAATTGCCAGTACTGGTCAAACCATGACAGGTGTTAGGCCGCTGTGGGTAAATGAAGGCTCTTCATTCATGAGAACATATGGCTGTCATTGCAAGTCCATGGTCATCCTTAGTTGATGTCGTTTGACCTGCCATCCACGTGCATTGCTCTTCTAGACTTTCTTGGCACGTGCAATACgtgaaatttcttctctttttttttttatattttatctaatattaTCCTATCCATATACAAAATAGAATGCCGAATGCTTAATATATTATCTCATACTTTTAGATCCCATGGCAGACCGGCCCTGACATACCCGTTGCATGGTTTGAATGTGGTCATGTGATATGTTTTGATGTGTTGTAGATATTTTTTTGGTTTGACTTCACTCCTCGTTTGACTTATTCAGATGCATCTATAACGTCAACCCACGCTAAATAGGTATATGATATATTACTTGAGGCTGTCCTCATCGGACGTCACCTTGCTGCGATCACTGGTCAACATCGTTGACCGCTTCCAAGTCCTCCGCATCAAGCCCGTCCGTCCCTGACCGACGCTTCATCGGACGGTCGATGGCTGACGAATCCGGTGCACCCTTTCTATACTTTAGTTATCCTCTCCCCGAGTAAATCGCCACGTGAATTTTACTTCGCCGGTGGCTTATCCGCCGAACCTACCGATATTTATTGGTGGCTGATGTGGGCCCCGCGGAACGGATCGTGACTACTTGGACGGTGTGAACGGGGGATGGGCGGCGGGATGGAAGTATTAATTATCGCTTCGAATCCTCTGGGGACGTGGACGAGCCTCTGGCCTCTCGTTGCGTTGGGCCCCAGTCATCCGGTTTATTTTGGTCAAACCAAAATCGCATGACGACGACCTGGACCCGGTCCATCTCCACCGAGCGGAGATCAAGCGCGGCCCTCCGGAGGAAAAGCATCCGCCCCGATGCGGTAGGGCGCACACGTCGCTTGGACCCACCGGGGTACGCCTTCAGTCGACGTGTATGCGAACCGGTCCTGTCGCCACGTGGCACGAGAGCGTCTGCTCTATCGCTTCGCGGTTAAAACAAAGACCCTCTCCCCTCCCCTCTGTCTCTGGTCCTTTTTACCGCCAAGAAAGGAATAATTTATGGGCCCCGCCCAAAGGAAGGGCGAGACGCTTTCCAATGGCGATAAAAGAGGACCACTAGGGTTTCGGGCGTCCGGCATCGGCGACCTCCGCCATCGATCGAATTCCCTGCTTCCCCTCCTCCAATCTCCCCACCTCTCTTTCAATTTCGACCGCACTCGGGATTCCGCTGATGCCCCTGGTCTTCGTTTTGGGGGATTCGGCGGTGTGACAATGCCCGCTGCGGACTTCCAGGGCTTGTCGGCCCCTTTCGCGTCCACCGGCCGCTCGTTCCTGAGCCTCCGGCGCGACCACGCGGCCCACCCGATGGACGCACACCACCGGCACCACATCGACGCTGGCGAGCAGCGGGAGTTCGACGCCTTCCAGCGCCAGGTTGCCGACCTCTTCAACGACCTCGCCGGCGGCGGCGATGAGATTCTCTCCATCTCCTGGATCCGTCGGCTCCTCGACACCTTCCTGATGTGCCAGGAGGAGTTCCGGGTGATCCTTTTCGGCCACCGCCGCCCCCCGACCCTGATCGACCGCCTCGTGTCCGACTTCTTTGAGCGCGCCGTGAAGGCGCTCGACGTCTGCAACGCCGTGCGCGATGGCGTCGATCAGGTGCGGCAGTGGCGGAAGCACCTCGAGATCGTGCTCGTGACCCTCGGTCCCGGTCACCGGGAACTCAGCGAGGGCCAGCTCCGCCGGGCCAAGAAGGCGCTCGGCGACCTCGCCATCCTTATGCTCGACGAGAAGGACACAGGCTCCGTCATGTCCCACCGCAACCGTTCCTTTGGCCGGAATAGCGGATCCTCCTCATCAAGCAGCGGACGTCGTTCGCACTTCCGTTCCCTCTCCTGGAGCGTCTCCCGATCCTGGTCCGCAGCGCGGCAGCTTCAGGCCATCGGGAGCAACATAGCCGCACCTCGTGGCCACGAGGTCGTGGAGACGGCGGGGCTCGCGGTGCCTGTGTACACGATGAACTCGTTGCTCCTCTTCGTGATGTGGGCCCTCGTGGCGGCGATCCCCTGCCAAGACCGCGGTCTCCAGATCCACTTCTCCGTCCCTCGGAGCTACCTCTGGTCGGGTCCGATCATGTCCCTCCACGAGAGGATCGTGGAGGAGTCCAAGAAGAAGGACAGAAAGAACTCGATTGGACTGTTGAAGGAAATCCACCAGATCGAGAATTGCGTGCACCACCTGACGGACCTGATGGATGCCGCCCAGTTTCCCATGGCAGACGACAAGGCGATGGAGGTGAGGCAGGGTCTGCAGGAGCTGGCCCAAGTCTACGAAGCTATGAAGGAAGGTCTTGATCCATTGGAGCGTCAGGTCAGGGAAGTTTTCCTTCGGATTGTACGAAGCCGCACCGAGGGGTTGAATTGCTTGAATGGTGCTGAATGAAGAAATCACATTGAGGTGTTCTTGAAATGGAATTGAGTGTGCAAAATTTGTGTCAtaataatatcatcttgctttccTTGGGTTTCCAAGCTGCATGTGGTGGCAGGCTAGGGATGGATGGAAGATCCTGCAATTGGAAGGAATCAAAGAGATGGATGAAATGTTTTCTTCCACAAATAATCTAAGCAGGTAATGTGCTCTTGTATTTACCAAAACACATTTGTAAAAAGAAGGGATTGGATTGAATTTTGTGATTCTCTGTGTTATGTTTTAGTGTCTTTGGTGTACATGTCTTCATTATTCGAATCTACCTAGTTTTTTCAAACAATCATTGATGCATTTCCATTGCCCGAGCATGAACACAGGGTAATCTATTTATTCATGTGTGGAGTATTGGATCAATAATTGTCGTTACAATTTCATGATCTGTAAATAATCATATTCCGAAAACTGTTATGCTCGGAGAGTCTTCTAAACAGGTTGGCCTACCGAGCATCGCAGTTTGGTCTGCTTCTTGTATTGTTTAGTTATGAGTGCACATCTCTACCCAATAACACGTAGTTAGCAGTTTTGGTTCTGTACGGCGATATTCTCATCAAGATTTATTTCCTTTTAGAAAGGACTTCCTCCACTGATCAAACACTTCTCAAGTGATACCTCTATACTcgagaagagagagagggagagatgtGTTTCATCATCTTATTTGACTTGGTGACAATATGCATCTTGTTATATACTTGTTTTAGTCCTGATTCAGGCCTTATCAAAGGAAATGCATTTTTCCAGACTTGTCTCAGCTTCCCCTGCCAATTTAGTTCTGAGGGCTTACTTCTTTACGTTTTTCCTATTCATTTCTTTCCTGTTCAGAACACCATGATCTCAaagaggtaccatttcttgcttttCTGAATTtagattctttctgtatatactatGATAGATTGTTGGTTTGCTACTGCTGGGTATCACTGCTCTTTCTTATGAACAATGATTTTGTCAGTAATTTGTCTTGGAACTGATTTACCTTGGTTTAATTATTTCTGGATTTTAGATCATGGTTCAGGATGGCAGGAACCTAAATCTAGAGATCTACTAATTCGATAAACATCTTGGGAGTATCGCCATGCCATGTACGATGTATGGAGATGTGGTCATTGTCTGTTGTACTCGGAGAACAGTTACAAAGAACAATGTCAAGAAACATGCCTACATCTTTATAATATCTTTGGTAGGAATCTAGTAGCAACTCCAAGAGTTGCTAAAATTGATCGATCATAGGTTGCTGCAACAGGCTGATTACTAAATTCTTGAAATTGTTTGTTGTCATGTAGAATGCAGTATCTTGTTTATTCCTCTATCTTTACCAGCTTGATTCTCTTTGGTGTTAAGATGTAATTGGTCAAGCAGATGTTGATACATCTACGGATCATGACCGAGGAAACGAACTTGCAGTGTTTATATGCTGTTTAATATTTTTGTTTCCCTAATGTTAAGTTCATTACATACCAAAATGATGGATGAGCATGTTGCAATGCTTGTGGCTGTGTTGTTTGGTGTCTAGCATGGATAACATATCTGACATGGTGCAGAAATGTGTGCCAGAGGCTTTCTAGAATCCTTTCTTGATTGACTTGTTGATGAGTGGTCCAAGAGCCCTTGTCGTTTTGCAATGGTTGACTTTTAATGCGGACCACTGAGAACAAGAACAACCATCAAGGGCCATGAGAAGCCTGCCCGTTGACTTTGCTCATCCCCAGTCTGCAACAAAAAATTGTGTGGGAATGGAAGCATGCTTGTCAAGTTCTTTCTTCTAATTCAGATACAAGTTGTCATCAGATGCTTGGACATAAAACAGTGTATTCTTGGATTTGTGTGAATAAATTAGTGTTCATGGTTGAAACAGGAAGTGTATGGAGTTTTGTATGGCATACCAAAAAGTTTCTTCTATATGAAATGTGGATTGGTTGTGGAAGGTTTGATTGGAATTGTTTTTTTAATGAAAAGATCACAACCTCATTCCATTGCCAGGGAAGAACAAAGAACAGCAGGATCAGTGTAAAAATTGAGGGGAATTCATTTCCCCAACTCATGCTATCAGATCTATCTTTGGCACAATTAAGTCAAGACAAGAGTTGTCTTATTGAGGTTTGCATGTATGTAACAAAATATAGTGACAATAGATTGTTGTCAGTAATGTTCATTTTGCTAAATTTTGTTCTTGAGAAGTTAATAATTCAAATTAATTCACATATTATGCATACTCACATTGATGTAGAGGAATAAATTAATggtcatattaattattttttattaaaattaatatttcttttttctgactattcaaatttgaaatattttttttataaaaaaaatactattacagttttgatataataaaaaagtcttcggattgtcttttttttttataaaaaatcgtCTACTTAATTAAAGTATCGAAGGAACATTATCGAGCGTATGCACTCGGATCAAATCAATTTAGATGATCCTAAATCTTTtatcattaaatataaaataaatataaaatatgccCATTACATCTTTTATCATTATGTATTTTATACAAACaaattgaactaatcaactttagtCATGCGTCTCCGATGATTGATCCAAGTCATTTTTTGTTagatataaaagaaaattttaaatattatttttaagtttgagaAAATAACGGGCGTATTTTAAAATGATCCTTAATGTAATTATTTAGTCTCCTCTTGCCAACTACTACTTTTACGTGGCTCCAACTTTGGTACGTGGAGCCAACCATGCATGCGTCCCCTGCTATGCCTTTCCCGTTCACCCAATGCACAATTGACTTGGTCCAACCGAGCTATTTTGCAGGACCAAAAATAGCATCTCCCATCCCTATATTGACATATGTACAAGTGGAAACAGCCCAAACCCCCTTATTTCCTCACACAaccatacctctctctctctctctctctctctctctctgtgctggACACCCTCCCTTCcccttctctcctctctttttctcTCACTATGCGTAACCCTTCTTCGTCGGCTTTGCCTTGTTACTAGTTTTGTGGAAAGAAGAACACAACCGGGGAAGGAGGACACCGATGGAGTGCAACCAGCCCCATGTTCCCAAGAAATCCAGCAGCTTCTCCTCCAGCCGCGACGAGAAGCACCGCGAGATCAACCGCAACCTCTCCTTAGGCTCCATCAAGCTCGAACAGAGCTATGAGAAGAAGGAGAGACACGACCAGGAGACAATAGAGGAGGAgcgggaggaggagaaggccacaaaggagcaggaggaggaggagaaagaagcaAGCAATGCCGAGGAGCCTGAAGCTACTTTGCTCACCATCTCCGaggacatagatagattcctCCGATTGCTCCTCGCCGTCGAAGATGGCCAAGATGGGAGCCACGAGCCGCCGGAGATCCCCGAATCCACCGTCGAGAAGTTTGTCATTTTGGTGGAGGAGGAGATCGCCAAATACGAGACCGGCGAGGAGAAATGGCCCTCGTGCGACGACGAACTCTCGCTCCTCGATGCCATCGACAGGGTCTCGAAACTGACATCGGCGGTGGCGAAATTCTCGTCGGAGCTCAAGTACAACGAGGCGATGAACCATTCCGGCAGCGTCCTCCACCACGCCATGTGCTTCCTCGAAGACGAATTCCACTCGTTACTTCAGGACTCCAGAACAAAGCAGGAAGCAGCCAGCAGCAGTTCGAGGCCCAAGCAGCTGCCGTCACTAATCTACCGCTTTCACGAGCCGGAACGCAGCGTGTCACCCTCGTCGGAATCCAGTCCCTGCGAGTCTTCCCAGGCATACATACCGGAGAACACCGAGAGGCTGCACAGGATCGCCGACGCCATGATCTCTGCCGGGTACGTTACAGAGTGCTGCCAGGTGTTCTCCATCGCTCGACGCAATGCATTCGAGGCAGGACTGCCGAGCCTGGGGTTCGAGAAGGTTGGCATCGAAGACGTGATCAAGATGGCGTGGGAGAACTTGGAATCTGAGATCGCTACGTGGGTAAAGGCCTTTCGCCACACCATCACGGCCTCCTTCACCGCCGAGCGCGAGCTGTGCGAGGCTGTGTTCGCCAGCCACCGCGCCATCTCCGACCGCCTCTTTCTCGGCTTCGCCAACGGCGCCATCGTCCAGCTCCTCACCTTCGCGGAGgctgtcacgatgaccaaacgctCCGCCGAGAAGCTGTTCAAGGTGCTCGACGTCTACGAGGCCATGCGCGACGTGCTGCCGACGGTCGAAGCCCTGCTCCCCGACGATGGCGAGCAGGACGAACCCTCCGTCTTTGCGGATCCCAAGACGGAGATATCGTCATTGCGGTATCGCCTTGGAGAGGCAGCCGTCGCAATCTTCTGCGATCTGGAGAGCTCGATCAAGGCCGACAACAGCAAGACCCCTGTACCGGGCGGCGCAGTCCACCCTCTCACCCGCTACGTCATGAACTACCTCAAGTACGCCTGCGAGTACAAGAGCACATTGGAGCAGGTCTTCAAGGAGCACAAGCATGCCGAGAAGCCATCATCCTTCGACGAGGACCGCGAAAATTCTCAGACAGGCGGTGGGGGAGACGGCGACCGCAACAGCAACAGTAGCGGCAATGACAATTACAATCCGTTCGCAGCTCAACTAATCGAGGTAATGGACTTGCTGCACTCCAATCTGGAGTCGAAATCGAAGCTCTACAAGGATCTGGCCTTGAGCAACATTTTCTTGATGAACAACGGGAGGTACATCGCGAAGAAGGTGAAGGGGTCGCCGGAGATCCATCAGCTGCTGGGGGAGACGTGGTACCGGAAGCGGTCGTCGGACCTGAGGCAGTACCACAAGAACTACCAGCGGGAGACGTGGTCGAAGCTGCTGGCCTGCCTGAGGGACGACGGGCTCCAGGTGAAGGGGAGCGTCGCCAAGCCGGTGCTCAAGGAGCGGTTCAAGAGCTTCAACGCCATGTTCGATGAGATCCACAAGGCGCAGAGCTCGTGGGTGGTGAGCGACGAGCAGCTGCAGTCGGAGCTGAGGGTGTCAGTGTCGGCGGTGGTGGTGCCGGCCTACCGGTCCTTCCTGGGGAGGTTCTCGCAGTACCTCGACCCCGGGAGGCAGACGGAGAAGTACATCAAGTTCGGGCCGGAGGACCTCGAGAATCTGATCGATGAGCTCTTCGATGGCACTCCTTCGTCGTCCATCGCGAGCCGGAGGAGGACATGAACAGTAGGGTAGCGGGAACGGCCGGTGGTGGTGAGCTTCTTCTACTCTGTTTATATACTGTTAACCATTGAGATTCACTGTGAGATTCTACGTAGGAGGCGATCAAAAAGCTGCGCTCACGTCCCAGAACTTGAGATCACGCCTCGTTTCGTGTCGTCCTCGACAAAGGCAGCCGGCACACAAGAGTTAACACAGAGGGTGACGACCATTCCGCCATGTTGTTGCTTGTGTGTTTCCTTCCCTCATTATGCGTTGTTTGTTGCCAATGACAACAAGAGCTTCAAGTTATAATTGTTAGATCTTTTGCAAATCGAAAGTATATCTTTGTGTGAATGTTATCTGTGAAATTGATGGGTTTTGATCCGCATAAATCATTTGTGCAACCAATGCTCTTGCTAAAAACAGAGCATAAGATCTTCAAAAAAGCGATGGATGCCTTTGAACATGGCGTGGAATCTTAATCAacaaataaaaaaggagaagaattCATTGCCAAGAACATGATTCTCTGCAGGATTTCCATCCGCTAGCAGTGAGCCAAGGAGAGTTTAAAGCCCATGGAAGGCCACCTCGTTTCATCATCCCCGAGAGTCGAACAACGTCGATCCAAAGCTCTACCTCCTCTTCCAGATGAGTTGAAGACCCCGATACCCTTCCAACGAGATTCCATGCGACAGGAGCTGCATGCTATCTTGCACGACATCCACGAAAACCTCGACCATCCTTGCACCCACGTCATGGATCACGTTCGACCTGAACCATCTCTTGTAGATGTCCTCTTCCACGATCAATCTGTTGGAGTACCTCGGCCTGCAATTGTAGATGCACAGCATTATGGTTATGTT comes from the Musa acuminata AAA Group cultivar baxijiao chromosome BXJ1-10, Cavendish_Baxijiao_AAA, whole genome shotgun sequence genome and includes:
- the LOC135595479 gene encoding protein BYPASS1-LIKE-like — translated: MGPAQRKGETLSNGDKRGPLGFRASGIGDLRHRSNSLLPLLQSPHLSFNFDRTRDSADAPGLRFGGFGGVTMPAADFQGLSAPFASTGRSFLSLRRDHAAHPMDAHHRHHIDAGEQREFDAFQRQVADLFNDLAGGGDEILSISWIRRLLDTFLMCQEEFRVILFGHRRPPTLIDRLVSDFFERAVKALDVCNAVRDGVDQVRQWRKHLEIVLVTLGPGHRELSEGQLRRAKKALGDLAILMLDEKDTGSVMSHRNRSFGRNSGSSSSSSGRRSHFRSLSWSVSRSWSAARQLQAIGSNIAAPRGHEVVETAGLAVPVYTMNSLLLFVMWALVAAIPCQDRGLQIHFSVPRSYLWSGPIMSLHERIVEESKKKDRKNSIGLLKEIHQIENCVHHLTDLMDAAQFPMADDKAMEVRQGLQELAQVYEAMKEGLDPLERQVREVFLRIVRSRTEGLNCLNGAE
- the LOC104000534 gene encoding exocyst complex component EXO70C1-like: MECNQPHVPKKSSSFSSSRDEKHREINRNLSLGSIKLEQSYEKKERHDQETIEEEREEEKATKEQEEEEKEASNAEEPEATLLTISEDIDRFLRLLLAVEDGQDGSHEPPEIPESTVEKFVILVEEEIAKYETGEEKWPSCDDELSLLDAIDRVSKLTSAVAKFSSELKYNEAMNHSGSVLHHAMCFLEDEFHSLLQDSRTKQEAASSSSRPKQLPSLIYRFHEPERSVSPSSESSPCESSQAYIPENTERLHRIADAMISAGYVTECCQVFSIARRNAFEAGLPSLGFEKVGIEDVIKMAWENLESEIATWVKAFRHTITASFTAERELCEAVFASHRAISDRLFLGFANGAIVQLLTFAEAVTMTKRSAEKLFKVLDVYEAMRDVLPTVEALLPDDGEQDEPSVFADPKTEISSLRYRLGEAAVAIFCDLESSIKADNSKTPVPGGAVHPLTRYVMNYLKYACEYKSTLEQVFKEHKHAEKPSSFDEDRENSQTGGGGDGDRNSNSSGNDNYNPFAAQLIEVMDLLHSNLESKSKLYKDLALSNIFLMNNGRYIAKKVKGSPEIHQLLGETWYRKRSSDLRQYHKNYQRETWSKLLACLRDDGLQVKGSVAKPVLKERFKSFNAMFDEIHKAQSSWVVSDEQLQSELRVSVSAVVVPAYRSFLGRFSQYLDPGRQTEKYIKFGPEDLENLIDELFDGTPSSSIASRRRT